From Aliamphritea hakodatensis:
TCTGCTGGCGGATCTGCCGCCGGGAACCCCGGTGACCGCATACGAAAATGCCCTGCTCTGCCCGGGCTTTATCGACACCCATATCCATTATCCACAGACCGGTATGATCGCCTCTTATGGCGAACAGTTGCTGGACTGGCTGAATAATTACACCTTCCCGACGGAACAGCATTTCAGTGATCCTGAACATGCCGGCAAGGTTGCGGATATCTTCCTCGATGAACTGACCCGTAACGGCACCACCACCGCACTGGTCTTCGGCACTGTGCACCCGGAATCTGTTGATGCATTTTTCAGCAAAGCGGAACAGCGCAACCTGCGAATGATCGCCGGTAAAGTGATGATGGACCGCAACGCCCCGGACTACCTGACAGACACCCCTCAGTCCGGCTACGAAGACAGCAAGGCCCTGATAGAGCGCTGGCACGGCAAAGGCCGTCTGCACTATGCAGTGACGCCGCGCTTTGCCCCAACCAGCAGCGATGAACAGCTCACCATGGCCGGCCAGTTGCTGAAGGAATACCCCGACCTCTACCTGCACACCCACCTGTCAGAAAATAAACAGGAAATTGAATGGGTAAAAGAACTCTTCCCGGACCGCAGCGGCTATCTGGATGTGTACGATCACCACGAACTGCTGGGTAAACGTTCGGTCTTCGCCCACGGGGTGCACCTGTGTGACAGCGAATGTCAGCGGCTGGCGGAAACCGAATCAGCCATCGCCTTCTGCCCGACCTCCAATCTGTTCCTGGGCAGCGGCCTGCTCGACCTGCCGAAACTGGAAGCGGAACAAGTGAAGGTCGGACTGGGCACCGATGTCGGCGGCGGCACCAGTTTCTCAATCCTGCAGACCCTCAATGAAGCCTATAAAATCATGCAGTTACAGGGCCATAAACTGGACCCGTTCAAATCCCTGTATCTGGCAACGTTAGGCGGGGCTGAAGCCCTCTGCCTGGAAGATAAAATCGGCAGCTTCGCCACCGGCAACGAAGCGGATTTTGTAGTGCTGGATTACAACGCCACACCGCTGATGGAATACCGTATGCAGCAGGCCAGTAGCATTGAAGAACGGCTGTTCGTGATGATGATGCTGGGGGATGACCGGGCCATCCGGGAAACTTTCGCCATGGGTAATTCCGTTTACTGGCGCTGATCAGGCGCATCTGAAAAGCGCTTGACTTAACAGCCGGTAACCACCGGCTGTGTGCTTGCTTTATCCTTTGCACGCCTCGCTTCCTGTACGCCTTTACCGGCGCTGCCTGACATCCCTTTCCGCAAAACTGATGCCGGTTTTCTTTCCTGTCTGCCACCGACATTCAATGTGAAGAAGCGGCGAAGTTCCCCATAATGCCACCCTATTCTCTCGACAGTGCAGACAGGATTCCGCACACTCAGTGTTTCTAGCGTGCCACAGTTTGCAGTCGTCAGCCGCTAAATTACTTACGGGTCGTTCGCAGCCAGGATAATAACTGTGTCAGTAGCTGAACTATACATGGAGTCTCGCAACCCGCAGGCCAGCCGACAGCAAGGGCTTTTCCCGTGCTGGCTGACAGCCGCCGTATTGTTATTGCTGCTATTCAGCAGCAATGTACTGGCCAATACAGACGGCACCCATACATTCCATATTCAGCCCAATATGGACGGCGAAGTCATGACGCCGTACATGCAGGTACTGGAAGATCCTGACTGCACACTGAGTTTTGCTGATGTTCAGAAGCCTTACTGGCAAAACAGATTTACACCGATCAACAACAATCAGACCGCCCACGGGGTTTCCAGCTCAGCCTGGTGGATCCGCATCAGTGCTGCCAATCACAGCGATAAAAGTGTCGACTGGATACTTGAAGCCCTGCATAACATCACCGACTATATCGACGTATATCAGCTCGATGCCGCTGGCAATGTCAGTGCCCAGCAACTGGGGGATCACCGCCCCTACGCAATTAATCATCTGCCCAGCGAAGCATTCTCTTTCCCGCTGAAGACACCCGCCGGTGAACAACAGACAATCTATCTGCGGTTTAACTTCGAGCATGCCGGGGTCATTAACCTGTATCTGGAAGCTTCCACCCCTGAAGCTTACGTTCAGAAGCAGCATATTCAGGGTATCTGGCTGGGAATTTTTCTGGGTGCCGCCATACTGGTGATGGTGTATACCCTGTTTCTGATGCTGTCTATCCGCGAAAAACCCTACTTCTGGTACCTGCTCTATGCCAGTGCCGCCGTGGTCATGTATCTGGCCCTGAGCGGGCTGGGTTACCGTTATATCTGGGGCTTCACCCCTACCCTTGCGGATGCCATTCCGCACTTTGCCATCGTGGCCTTTTACAGCCTGGCGATTCAGTTCTCCCGCAGCTTTCTGGACACAGACAAACAGGCTCCTCAACTGGA
This genomic window contains:
- the guaD gene encoding guanine deaminase — protein: MTTHSHAYRAALIHSIADPAKVGTEASYEYFEDGLLIVRDGKVQAAGDAQTLLADLPPGTPVTAYENALLCPGFIDTHIHYPQTGMIASYGEQLLDWLNNYTFPTEQHFSDPEHAGKVADIFLDELTRNGTTTALVFGTVHPESVDAFFSKAEQRNLRMIAGKVMMDRNAPDYLTDTPQSGYEDSKALIERWHGKGRLHYAVTPRFAPTSSDEQLTMAGQLLKEYPDLYLHTHLSENKQEIEWVKELFPDRSGYLDVYDHHELLGKRSVFAHGVHLCDSECQRLAETESAIAFCPTSNLFLGSGLLDLPKLEAEQVKVGLGTDVGGGTSFSILQTLNEAYKIMQLQGHKLDPFKSLYLATLGGAEALCLEDKIGSFATGNEADFVVLDYNATPLMEYRMQQASSIEERLFVMMMLGDDRAIRETFAMGNSVYWR